From the Garra rufa chromosome 23, GarRuf1.0, whole genome shotgun sequence genome, the window GTGCTTAATTaggtttggagctaaactctgcaggacagtggccctccaggaccgaagttGCCCAGGCCTGCCCCACAAAGATActaacaccatttttttttttacctttgacctttttttttttttgatccacgAGGGAAAATACTGATAAATCatacaaaattaagttttttgtaaGTTTGTACAATATAAAAATCATTATGTCTATGAAAAGTCCACATAAAACACGGAAaccagtttgtgtgtgtgtatttgttaaTAGTGACTTACACTGTAGAAACTCCTCCCTGGTCTTGGGGTCAGAGGTAGGAATGATCTTAATGTATGTTACTATGGAAACCAAGATCTTTATCATAATTCATATACTGTATAAAGATAAACTGTATCAAAACAATGTAATGTTTAGGTTGATATATTACCTTTTCACatgatatacaggtccttttcaaaaaattagcatattgtgataaagttcattattttctgtaatgtactgataaacattagactttcatatattttagattcattactacacaactgaagtagttcaagccttttattgttttaatattgatgattttggcatacagctcatgaaaacccaaaattcctatctcaaaaaattagcatatttcatccgaccaataaaagaaaagtgtttttaatacaaaaaaagtcaaccttcaaataattatgttcagttatgcactcaatacttggtcgggaatccttttgcagaaatgactgcttcaatgcggcgtggcatggaggcaatcagcctgtggcactgctgaggcgttatggaggcccaggatgcttcgatagcggccttaagctcatccagagtgttgggtcttgcgtctctcaactttctcttcacaatatcccacggattctctatggggttcaggtcaggagagttggcaggccaattgagcacagtaataccatggtcagtaaaccatttaccagtggttttggcactgtgagcaggtgccaggtcgtgctgaaaaatgaaatcttcatctccataaagcttttcagcagatggaagcatgaagtgctccaaaatctcctgatagctagctgcattgaccctgcccttgataaaacacagtggaccaacaccagcagctgacatggcaccccagactatcactgactgtgggtacttgacactggacttcaggcattttggcatttccctctccccagtcttcctccagactttggcaccttgatttctgaatgacatgcaaaatttgctttcatccgaaaaaaggtccactgtgttttatcaagggcagggtcaatgaaaaaaaaacacttttcttttattggtcggatgaaatatgctaattgtttgagataggaattttgggttttcatgagctgtatgccaaaatcatcaaggcttgaactacttcagttgtgtagtaatgtatctaaaatatatgaaagtctaatgtttatcagtacattacagaaaataatgaactttatcacaatatgctaattttttgaaaaggacctgtacatGACTCATTCACAAAAAGGAGGGTTAGTGTTTTACCTCTAGCAGATATCTTTTCTATCTCTTCTCTGCAGAAATGCTCCAGTTTTTCTCTCAGATTAGACACAAATTTACCGACATCATCAAAAGAGAGACGAGAACTGACAGTGATGCTGGGTGAGTCTGTAGATCCAGGAGGAACAGAGAGAGACCGGAAACTCTACACAGACACAAAGACACAAGACAAACGCCAGCTAAAGACACAGAAACATTTGATAGAAACACAATCTCTATACAACATGCTCTTGCCTTCCAAAAGACCACTGTCCTGTTTGTCAGATCTCTTGTTACCTGAAGGAAATGGATGTGATTGTCTGTGTGTGAAAGTTGCTCCAGCTCAGCATCTCTCCTCCTTAAATCTTTAatctcctgctccagtcgctccaATAGTCCTTCAGCTTGAATCACTGCAGccttttcctgatctctgatcagtTGTGTCACctcagagcggcttctctcaatggagTGGATCagctcagtaaagatcctctcactgtcctccactgctgcCTGTGCAGAGTGCTGTTAGGACACACAGAGAGAGAAGCATTAGAATCAGTCCATTCACTCAGCTCTTACTGCTACCTCACAGCCTGTTCCCCACAGTGggcttcagtgggactgaaagagCTCCAGCACTGGCTCCTCACTGACTGACTGGAGGAGAGTCCTAACTGAGTCtgaaacagcttttcagcagACACCATTTGTTCTTCTGCTCAAAACTCACCTTGTGAGACTCCACAGCCTCTATCAGCTCCTCAAGCTCCTTCTCTCTCTCCTGGATTCTCTGCTGTTTTTCTCTTTGCATCTGACCCAACTGTCTCTGTTggaataacaaataataatgaaTCTGAATTATGAATAATGCATGCTAAAAACAAGTAAATAGCTGTCCTTATGGAAATGGAATTAATATCACTTTGCACCTGTTTCTCTGTCCTTTCTGCTGCAGCTGATACAGTCTGGTGGTTTTTGTGCTCATCCATCATGCATAGATAACATATACAGTGTTGATCAGTGCGACAGAAAATCTCTAGTAGTTTCTCATGTTGAGGGCAAatcatctcctgcagtcgtccagtggcGTCCATTAGACTGTGTCTCTTACCTCTAAAGAAAGTCTCATGTTGTTCAAGATGATTTAAACAGTAAGAGTTCAgacacaccagacaggacttTATGGCTTTGTTTTTGTCCccagtacagacgtcacactcCACATCTCCAGGTTCAGCGTAACATTGATCGGGACAAGCAGCTTGTAGTTTTGTCCTCTTGAGTTTCTCCACCACTTCAGCCAGCATGGTGTTTTTACCTAAAACGGGTCTTGGAgtgaaggtctgtctgcactgagggcagctgtagactccCTTCTGATCATCCTGATCCCAGACGCCTGTAATACAGCtcatacagtaactgtgtccacaggtAAGTGCCACTGGATCCTTCAGTAGATCCAGACAGATTGAACAGTTAAATTCTTCTCGAGACCATGAAGTACTCGCGTCTGCCATTTTGCTGTGTAGAGAGACATAGAACTTCCTAACTTTCGTTTTCTCCAAACTGAGGTGTTTCCTGCTTCTGTGTGCAAAAAGTCGtgtcaataaaattacaaaagaTCAACTGTGAAACAGCGCCATAGGCGGACTTGATCATACTTAAACTTGATGACTCTTTAACGtgcaaataacattaaaaatgggATTTTACAGTGTTCATGATTAAAAGAACACTTattaaagaataagtactagtaatgtaaaaataatttcatGCACTTGTTGTTGAATGTCCACTAGATGACAGTGTCGTACAGAAACCCAGTTTGCAAGCGTGTAAACCTGCAGTGTTCCAGTAGAGGGCTCCCTCACACACTGTGGAATTTTCCATGTCTGCCTGTTTGTGCCAAACGCATGATACAGCACATTCtagtagggctgttcgattccgaaaattttggaatcgattccgattccgattcttggttctggaatcgattggattcgattccagaatcgattcctcactgttgtttcgattcttttttcgattcttgttttttagattggaggaagctaatttcgcaataaatgcaggatgtaaaggtcgtataaagttaccttctcataatatgaagcttcatttgttaaaaaaaaaaaaaagatatatatatatactatttttctgtagctctgactgttttcaaattgtaattcattgcccaggaaattagtcataacccacagctcagcagtggacatgcatttattgcatgaataaaacaagacgtgacgtgtataaaatgacaaaattagcaaactatacactgaaacaaaataaacagaactttaacaacaacactgatataagagctataatttcgcaataaatgcaggatgatataagagctcgaggcgtagctgtcaatcagatgcgctctcggccactgacgtgctctctgcattttctttcagagttatcattggctgatagaaagattaaaaatagcatttatttaagatgtaaataagatcaagacacgtcgtgatctattctgtcgtgcagcgctcaaaattgtggacatcatgagccagttctccTGTAAAATaatctgaatcgttttttgaactggttcatttatatgatctatccgaacgaatcttttcgtgGAAATGTTTCAGACTAcaataactattagcgagcaagaggcaaattaatgggtgcttctcaaactgaaggctgcatccttaaactcagacgagtttagtaatgagtcgattttattacgtttattttcgttaatcgacgtttgatgacttgcagccgaaatatgcagccttcatgaAATGCAGCCctccgtttaagaggtaagttttgttgaactgaaaacggctctgagtgaggagtcgattccccttgagaggatcgattccaaacgttggaatcgactctcgattcccaatgcctcggaatcgaggaatcgattctttttggaatcgattcccagccctacatTCTAGCGCTCCAACAGCTCAACATGTCATACAAGTCAACTCATGTAAGATCATTcaaatatactaaatatattcTTTCTGATTACAAAAGTCAAAACAGCTCGAATACACCCAGTATATTATAATGTGCACTATTCAACACTCAGATAAAGCTAAAAAGCAACTggaaaatgattaaatatatttacatgtaaAGTAACTTATTGTTTACATAGTATTACAATTAAGAGATTTTGAGTAGGCCTATACCCTGCTGAAACCATCTTGAAGTAGGTTAAGCTGCTTTCCTGGTCTTAGGTGGCTCAAACTGGTCTCCCAGTTGGGTCCAGCTGGTGTTCATGTGGTTTACCTGGTTAGCCAACTGTTCTCCCAACTTGACCAGTTGAAAAGTGGCTAAAACTCATCTAAAACAGCCAACAGGCCAGCATATCCAGGCGTGAAGATCATTCAAAGGATCTTATGCTGATACTTGAGAAAATGTGCACCTTTTATCAAGTAAAAATTCTTGAAGGACACTGACTTGATCTGTTGCATGAATCTTTTTTTTAGGTTAAAAAACTATCTATTTGGGGACATTTCATTTAATTCTACTGTTTTTCagctaatatatttattattaatatttttcactatagccactggaacttaaaacatttagaaatggtcttatagccctttacTGACTTGttagcagccacaatgcgcagccacaggtcctcagtgagctcctttgtcttagccatgactgtccacaaacagCTTGGACTTTTTGGAAtgatatagaactttggattttcccatagactttgacagtttgcaaagggtacgaataattttggacatggcactttttgttcaaatgtaaataaaagctgagaaatattttttccacaatgatgcctcttgtacatcatcttatcttctgggagacgtctgtgtcatttccagtcaaaaaaaacccttgctggttgaataaaagtaactttaagtcagaatttgccaggggtatgaataattttgggcttgactatatatatatatatatatatatacacacacacacacacacactgtaaaaagtttaagttaatttaacttaaaatcttaaggcagctgctaaactagtttttaagttgaaactggtgaaaactttttacagtatatataaatatcTGGATACAATTTTtaggcacacacatacacaattaATAGTGCAAAATTCAGGTCAGACCATGTAGGAAGATCATatacatttacaaaaatattttattaaaaatagatgTCAGCGCTCTGTACAGTGTTAAAGAAGGGCAGGGCATACAATCTGTTATATTAACATCAATCTAATTAAGAGATTAATTGAAAACAAGCTATTTAAATATTAAACCAAATCCATTTTCTGCCCAGACTACATAGAATAGTACATCAGTGAAGCACAGAAACGTGATTGGCTGTAAGTAAAGATAAAGTCATGATGACTAGCATAGTCTGAGAAACagaagatacacacacacacacacacaccggcaTCCTAACAGCTGAAATATGAGGAATTCTGTTCAGTTAATGCCACCTGTCTGATTAAGAAAATCTGTGCTCTTATTACTCACAAAATCCTCTACTAATATAAACAATGACATAAATTAATTACTGAGATTGAAAATAATATACAACATTACATCAAAAGCAACATCTGTGATGTTCACCTAAATAACATGTTCACAATTCATAATGTTACACCATTTTCCTTCGTTCATGCAAAATTCACGTACTGTTCCTCACGTAGCACAAATAAACAAAGCATTAAagttaaaaagtaacttttctgCCTGAAGCTTCACAAAACGGATTTTTAAAAATGATGTTCAAACAGGTTTCCAAAACATTCCCTCTCATCTTTCATTGGTTAAACAGATAGCTCCGCCTCAAACTCACTCCATTGGTTGAGCCAATGTTGCTATGTTGGGATGCTCAAACAAACAGAGCAATCAACCTACAAATGGCCATTTTTCAATTCATAGCTTGTCTTTGCATATTAAGGtatagtaaaagtactttaacaaaaatattacacTTATGATACATCCATGAATAAAAGAGTGCTGAATGAATAAAAGTAAATATGTGTGATAGGGAGTTAGAAacgttcttaaagggacagtttactcAAAAATAAATTCACCACAATGTCGttttaaacctgtaagactttcttctacagaaaacaaaagaagatattttgaaaaactggttttggCTACACAATGTAAGACAATAAGGTTCAAATCAACattggattttttaaaatgtcatcTTTTGTGTACCACAGAAGAAAGAGATACAACATACAAGCTGtgcatttttaagtgaactatccctttaagcacttCCTGTACATTCTTGGTGAAGTTTTAGGTCACTGTTACATTCAGTCATGAACTCTTATGACTACTAATAAACAACTTCAAACTGTTCGATCTAATGCACATCATTTCACTCACATAAAAAAATCAGTGGAAAATATTGTGTTTTAACAATTAGGCATTATACACTGCACACATAAACAGCATTACCTGAAGTTGTGACTCTGTACTAAAAATATAGTGATTTCTGGGTTGTTACGTTACGTGTTTTCTATTAAAAAACACAAattctaaaattattcatactgaAAATGTACAAACTTGATTGAAATCTAATTAACGTGAGGAAAAGGAACAGGTCCGAAACATAATGTATAGCTATAAATAGTTTAAATTCCCTGGATTCAGTCATATTTACTGAATAGAAAGTATATATCCTCAAAGTTACTGCTAAATTATGTGTATACTAAAAATGCTAAACATGCTGTTTATCTGTGCAGATATTTACTTTGCTTGTTCTGATTTCAAcctaaaaaagaaaacacatttttCCACACAATCAATATAGAGTTCCAGTttttttgaaacacagagaacaaTACACGCCGTCTTAAAATGTATGCGTGTGTgtaagtgtatgtgtgtgaggaGCATCCTCAAAGCAACTTCTTATAAAAACATTTGGCCAAACGAACAAAAAAACGCTAAAATCCAGGCGATGCAACAGAAGAAGAGTAGAGACAGGTAGTGTGTGAATCACACAGTCCTTGCGCAGTGTTTGTGAGGGTTATTCTGGTTTGTGGCAGTAGATGTCTTTAAGAGCTTTGAGCTCCTCTATGAGAGTCTTGTTCTGGTTTTCAAGCACAGCGACGCGATTCTCTAAGCACTTCACGTATTCTTTCTTCTTTCTGCGACACTCGCGCGCCGCTTCCCTACAGTGCGCAAAAAAAGGTCATTAGTGCATTAGTTGAAGCACATTTACGCATGAATCATTGAGAGTCAGGTGTGTGAGTACCTGTTCTTCATCAGGCGGACTTCTCTCTTGCGTGTGGCCTCCTCTGCGTTCGGCTGTGGGCTGTGCATGGCCCCCGGTGACGCTGCCATAACGACGCCTGGTGGTAACCCTGACGACGGGGAGCGGATCTGATATGCTGGCATGTCTCCTGTGGCAGCTACATGCACAAATACACACCAAAATGCATTATTTGACAGATGAATGGGTAACATGTTAATTAGTcatagttaatgttcatgtttacATGGTAAGATTAATGCATTAGAAATTTGAAAGCACAGTAGTTTATAAATGAACACTACACAATATATAATTACAATTGCTGTAAAAAGTTACAACCATATTGTAAAGATGCAGCAATAGTTTTACGTTTACTCTTTCTTAACATCTGTGCCATGAGATCAGTGgtgagatttattattatttccaaATATATAGAAGCAAAAAAGAGTCCACAGAGCAAAGTTTTTAAAatagaataatttaaaaaaagatcacacacacacactttttttagttttagattaCTTATATAAGTTACAGTTACTGGAAATTagcaataaataatgaataaaaaggcAAATAACTCTgaaacagtatatatatatatatatatatatatatatatatatatatatatatatatacatacatacatacaaaaaagtaatactaataattttattaattaaatgtactattattactattattttcgatcatatagaagtttttaaaatagaATAATTAAATTCAATCAGTATTGATTGATCATAGTTCTACTCcataacaacaacagcaataataatattacttcCTAACATATGAAAGCAGAGTTACCTTGAGAAAAcaggatataataataataataataataattatatacacatatataaaacatatatatatatatatatatatatatatatatatatatatatatatatatatatatatatatatatttttttttttttttttttttttatttatatagcattcTTATTGCTAATTTTCAGTAAGTGGCAAAGTTTTTCTTCACTAAACTtcataattcataaaaatataataaaaaaataatattccaTAAAATCCATAAAGTAGGTTGTTATtttgaaaaaatgaataaataaattatatatatatgtgtgtgtgtgtgtgtgtgtgtattacatttttattgctaattttcatcatttttagtTTCAAAGTTTTTCTTTACTAGTTTCGaagcaaaaaaaagcaaaaaatattataaaaacaatatataaatatacattaaagatttattattatgaataaaaatataatgaagtgctaaaaaatgtacaaataggACAATTGGGAGTCCATAAAGAAGGTTGTTATTTTCAGTAAATagcatatatattttatatatatatttttattgctaATTTTCAGtgtcaaagttttttttatatatatatattagtatttattaatttatttattttttgcagttctGCTGTTAAACTACTGAAGAAAGACTTTGATACTTACTGAAAATTagctataaaaatgtaataaaaaggcATATTACACAATAGACTTCTATTGTGATTAGGCTTGAAAGAGCAGGACTAATTGAACTCATTAGTTTATGCAATAACCCCAAAACGATAACAACATGTGGTTACATAAAAGACTTCACTTCCACCCACCCACACATCATTAGAAACACCTAAAGCAACAATCAAAAGCAAATTGAAGTACTACAAAACGTTGCCAGTACAGTACAGACAGCTTTAATGCTGCTATCAGACAATGTTCCCAGCAGTAAACATCCTTCAACAAACTGAACATGTTTAGACCTAATGTGcatgtatgcgtgtgtgtgtgtgtgtgtgtgtgtgcgtttgttaTCAGACAATGTGACAAAATGCTGACGTCACCATGTGCGTCGTTACCCAAACCCCCGCCcaattccctctctctctccgcCTCTCCCTCTCTCCCCGTCTCGGCTTCGGCCGGCTTCCAGGAAACAGACTGACGTCAAACAGAAAGCACCTCCCTCCCTCCCCCCTCATTCTCTCACCGCTTTTGTCTCTctattgctctctctctctcaatgaTTCATGTGTGTGAATAGACTGGCGGATTTTGCAGCTTGATTTCGTAAAACAGAAAATGTCAATGAGTGAGTTTATGACTGAGAAGAAAGTTTCAACCACATAAAAGGCAACAACCAAAAGAAGCACAAAAACATGTGGCATTCTTCCACTGTCTGACTTGACTTTCTCAGAATGTTTACAAACTTTTGCACATGATAAAACTTGTGCTTTTGAACAAATACTGCAACAAATAGTAATattcactgtttttattattaaaacctATTATTCTGCAGTGACAACCTATGCTCCAACTAAACAATGTGAAACATTTTAGAATTATTGTCAACTATGTATTACATACTTTATAATAATTACATCTATAATTATTATTTGATGCACATTATGattatataaactcataataacAGAGATTACACAGGATCATTTAAAAATTACTAGTAAAAAAGTGAAAGCCACTTAAACTCTAAAAAATTGAAAGTCCCATAttcattaaaaaactaaaaaataattataaataaataaaaaatacaaagaaatcCTGCTTGTTCATCTTTAGCTGCTACTAGCTTATTTACcaaattaaaaacacaaaactgcATTAGAATGCAATACAGTAGCATCACATGCTTTTCCCttataaaacacacacatacacactctttCTCACCTGACTCCGTCTCTTCCCCAGTCACTGCCATCTCTATGCTGTAGTAATCCAGTTGTAATGTCTTTTGAGCGCTATCTTATATGTCTTAGGTTTCCTCTGTATTTCCTCTTAAAGCTCTCTCTTCCTTCCAGCTGGTTCACTGACTGAGTTTCTCTCTCATACACTCTTTCTGACTGTCTTAGTTTGAGTTGTGACACTTAGTGTTTTGCCTTTaaccctcctctctctctctctctctctctctctctctctctctctctctccccctccctctcccactctctctctctctcagtcagATTACTATTAAGGGCATTGACATCACTATGACATCACGGCAGTCTCACAGGGAAATAACACACTGTCTCTGGAGAATGCCCTCCCCAcacccgtgtgtgtgtgtgtgtgtgtgtgtgtgtgtgtgtgtgtgtgtgtgtgtgtgtgtgtgtgtgtgtgtgtgtgtgtgtgtgtgtgtgtgtgtgtgaaagaggaCACTTGCTTTGCAATTAAACATCCGTACTTAAACCCATAGCCTGAGGAAAATTAAAACTGACTTCTAACAGATATTTAAGAAgacagaagagaagagaagagaagagaagagaagagaagagaagagaagagaagagaagagaagagaagagaagagaagagaggaAGGAGGGAGAAGTTGTTGAGTATGATGTATTTTTAGATCATGATGACGCAAAAGCATTTCAGCACAAACAAAAGGATACTGTGCCCATTTCACCTCATAACACTAACACAGGCATCtgaaatggcacacacacacacacacacacacacacacacacacacacacacacacacacacacacacacacactcatacgtCAGTGGTCCTATCACACAGTTTACATAGATAACTCAAATGTATATCTCTAAATCATATCTCTTTCAACAGGTCTGAAATCATTTAAA encodes:
- the LOC141298748 gene encoding tripartite motif-containing protein 16-like protein: MADASTSWSREEFNCSICLDLLKDPVALTCGHSYCMSCITGVWDQDDQKGVYSCPQCRQTFTPRPVLGKNTMLAEVVEKLKRTKLQAACPDQCYAEPGDVECDVCTGDKNKAIKSCLVCLNSYCLNHLEQHETFFRGKRHSLMDATGRLQENLCMMDEHKNHQTVSAAAERTEKQRQLGQMQREKQQRIQEREKELEELIEAVESHKHSAQAAVEDSERIFTELIHSIERSRSEVTQLIRDQEKAAVIQAEGLLERLEQEIKDLRRRDAELEQLSHTDNHIHFLQSFRSLSVPPGSTDSPSITVSSRLSFDDVGKFVSNLREKLEHFCREEIEKISARVTYIKIIPTSDPKTREEFLQYLRQLTLDPNTVNKNICLSEGNRMIKHTDIAQLYPDHPDRFDGRPQVLCRESVCGRCYWEVEWSGSVGIAVSYKSISRKGQGRRCIFGYNGQSWSLFCCDSSCSLWHNDKKTKLSVVSRSSRIGVYVDHSAGTLSFYSVSDTMTLIHTVHTTFTQPLYPGFEFSSECNRVSKVMLCKL
- the crema gene encoding cAMP-responsive element modulator isoform X1, producing MAVTGEETESAATGDMPAYQIRSPSSGLPPGVVMAASPGAMHSPQPNAEEATRKREVRLMKNREAARECRRKKKEYVKCLENRVAVLENQNKTLIEELKALKDIYCHKPE
- the crema gene encoding cAMP-responsive element modulator isoform X2 — its product is MPAYQIRSPSSGLPPGVVMAASPGAMHSPQPNAEEATRKREVRLMKNREAARECRRKKKEYVKCLENRVAVLENQNKTLIEELKALKDIYCHKPE